The DNA region TTGTCATTTCTATGTTAACGAGAGTGTCTTTTTTTGCCCCATCACTCCCCCTTCTCATAGGAGAAAAACATATAAGCATGGGTTCTGCACTTATGACGGTGAAAAAACTGAATGGCGCCGCATTGGCAATTCCGTTATCATCAATCGTTGTCACAAATGCAATTGGACGCGGGAGTATCGAGCCAATCAGAAGTTTATAGGCGTCTCTCCATTCAAGTGTATCTGGGACAATCTCCATAAATCCTCACCACTCTTTCAACTAGACTCGATGGGTCTAAAAAAGGGAGAAAATCCCCCCTCTTTTACTAATTTAATTATATATATTTAGATTTATAGGTTCCCACGGCGCTCCTGTTCCCGTTCAATTGACTCAAATAATGCCTTGAAGTTCCCTTCTCCGAAACCACGTGCCCCTTTGCGTTGAATGATTTCAATGAACAAGGTTGGCCGATCAACAATTGGCTTCGTGAAAATCTGCAATAAATAACCCTCATCGTCACGGTCTACTAGGATATTTAGTTCGCGCAGCTTTTCGATTTCCTCATCAATTTTTCCTATGCGCTGGCTTAAATCCTCATAATACGCTATAGGTGTTTTTAGGAACTCGACTCCATTCTTTTTCAAGATAGCAACGGTAGACACAATATCCTCGGTCAAAATTGCTAAATGCTGAACACCGGGACCGTTATAAAACTCCAAATATTCTTGGATTTGTGATTTACGTTTTCCTTCAGCTGGTTCATTAATTGGAAACTTTATCCTCCCACCATTATGCATAACCTTAGACATGAGCGCAGAATATTCCGTTGTAATGTCCTTATCAGAGAAATGCTTCATTTCAATAAAGCCCATGACCTTCGAATAATACTCTACCCATTCCTCCATGAACTCAACATTTCCTACCACATGGTCAATACCGATTAAACCAGCATCTTCAATAGGTA from Neobacillus sp. FSL H8-0543 includes:
- the hppD gene encoding 4-hydroxyphenylpyruvate dioxygenase codes for the protein MKDKRIKADQLINDFFPVRDVDYIEIYTGNAKQACHFFCSAFGFKAVAYSGLETGNRESVSYCLQQRNIRIVLTGSYKKDTPVAQFVKNHGDGVKDVALLVDDVDKAFSSAVERGAIALMAPIELKDEKGIIKKAVLGTYGDTIHTLIERKNYQGVFMPGFEPYSVSLPIEDAGLIGIDHVVGNVEFMEEWVEYYSKVMGFIEMKHFSDKDITTEYSALMSKVMHNGGRIKFPINEPAEGKRKSQIQEYLEFYNGPGVQHLAILTEDIVSTVAILKKNGVEFLKTPIAYYEDLSQRIGKIDEEIEKLRELNILVDRDDEGYLLQIFTKPIVDRPTLFIEIIQRKGARGFGEGNFKALFESIEREQERRGNL